Sequence from the Streptomyces sp. NBC_01408 genome:
GCGGAGGCGGTGTTCGGTGATGCTGCGGTCGTCGTGCATGACGGCGGCTCCAGGAGTCGGGGCGTCGGTTCGGGAGGTGCGGCTCAGATCTTGACGGCTCCCTCTCCCACGCCCTTGAAGAAGAAACGCTGGAGGGCGAAGAAGAGGAGCACCATCGGGACGAGCGCGGCCATCGCACCCGCGGCGACGAGCCGCTGGTCGTTGACCGTGGTGGCGCCGGCCAGGGATTTCAGGCCGAGCTGGAGGGTGTAGTGGTCGCTGTCGGTGAGGACGAGCAGGGGCCAGAGGAAGTCGTCCCAGGCGCCCATGAAGCTGGTGATGCAGACGACGGCCAGGGCCCCCTTGGCGGCGGGGAGGAAGACCCGGGTGAAGCGGGTCCACTCGCCCGCGCCGTCCAGGACCGCGGCCTCCTCCACCTCCCGGGGCACGGCGAGGAAGGCCGCCCGCATGATCATGATGTTGAGGACGGAGACCGCTCCGGGGAGCCAGACACCGATGAGGGTGTCGACCAGGCCCATCTCTCGGACCGTCAGGAACATGGAGATCATCACGGACTCGAACGGGAACATCAGGGTGGCCACCAGCACGGTGAAGACGCTCCTGCGGCCCTTCCAGCCGGCCCGGGAGAGGGCGTAGCCGCCCATCGCGGCGAAGAGCAGGTTCGAGGTGACGGCGAGGGCGGCGACGGTGAGGGTGTTGCCCACGTACTGCACCAGAGGGAACGATTCGGCGACCCGGACGTAGTTGTCGAAGGTGGGCTGCGAGGGCAGCACGCCGTCGTACACGTTCTCGGTGCGGCCCCGGATCGAGGTCAGGAACTGCCAGACGATCGGGCCCAGCATCACCACCAGCATCACCACCAGCGCCGTGTACCGCCAGGCCAGGGCGTTCCAGCGGCGCCCGCGGCCGGCGCCGCGGCGGCGGGCCCCCGTCCCGGCCTCGGGGGTGGGCGCGGGGGTCGGCTCGGGGGCGGACCCGGGGGTGGGCGCGGCGGCGGGCGCCGGGGTGGGCGCGGGGGTGCTCAACTCTCGTCTCCCTTCGACAGACGGCGGCCGAGCAGGCTGAAGACCAGCGTCAGCAGGAACAGCAGGATCGAGATGGCCGAGGCGTAGCCGGTCTCGCCGGAGAAGCCGAGGCCGACCTGCCGGATGAGGAAGGGCAGGGTGCGGGCGCCGCCGCCCGGGCCGCCGCTCTCACCGCCGAGAATGTAGATCTCGGTGAAGACGCGCAGCGCGGAGATGGCCGAGAGCGTGCCGACCAGCAGCATCATCGGCTTCACCTGGGGGACGGTGATGCTGAAGAAGCGGCGCACGGCCCCCGCGCCGTCGATGGCGGCCGCCTCGTGGAGGGAGGCGGGGACGTTCCCGAGGGCCGCCAGGTAGAAGACCATGTAGTAGCCCAGGCCCTTCCACACGGTCACGATCATCGCGGAGACCAGGAGCATCGTGCTGTCGGTGAGGAACGGGACCGGCTCGGAGACGATGCGCAGCTTCTGGAAGACCGTGTTCACGAGGCCGTCGCTGCGCAGCACCCACTGCCAGATCAGGCCGACGACCACGGCCGAGGCGATCACCGGGGTGTAGAGGGCGGAGCGGAAGAATCCGATGCCGGGGACTTTCGTCTGGACGAGGACGGCGAGGGCCAGCGGCAGGAGGACCAGGCAGGGGACGACGACCACGAGGTACAGCACGCTGTTGCCCGTCGCGACCCAGAAGTCCGGGTCGGCGAGGGCGCGCCGGTAGTTGTCGAAGCCGACGAACGAGCCGCCCCGCAGGATCTGGGCGTCGGTGAGGGAGAGGATGACGGTGTTGACGAACGGCCAGATGCTGAACACCGCGACCATGGCCAGTCCGGGGGCGAGGAAGAGGTAGGGGGTCCACCAGGTGCGGTGGGGCAGCCCGGCCCCGTCCTCCGCCGCCCGCCGCGCCGCCTTCCCGCGGCGTGCCTCCCTCCCGCGCCGCACCCACCTCCCGCGGTGCCGTGCCTCCTCCGCCGTCCGGGTCTCCGCCGCCCGTAGTGCCTGCGTCACTTCGCGGCCGCGTCGGCGAGCAGCTTGTTGGCCGCTTCCTGGGCCTTGCGCACCGCCGTACGGGCGTCCTGCTCGCCCTTGATGGCCTTCTGCATCTCGCGCACGACGGCGTCGCCGACCTGGTTGGTCCACTGGACGGGCGTGTTGGCGTCGAGGTCCGCGGTCTTGAGCTGCTCGGATCCGACCGCGCGGGCCACGGTCTCCGCGTCCTTGCCGTCGCCCCGGTCCGAGAAGTAGGGGTCGGCCAGGCCCTGTGCGTTGGACGGGTAGATGGTGGCCTTCTTGGAGAACTCCACCTGGTTCGGGCCGTTGGTCACCCACTTGGCGAACTCGGCTGCCGCGTCGGGGTGCTTGGTGTCCTTCTTGATGCCGAGCGACTGGGCGTAGATGCCGATGTGGCCGAGCTTGCCGGTGACGGCGCCCGCGACCTGGGTGTTCGCGTAGATCTGCGGGGCGTTGCGTTTGATGTCCTTGACGAAGCCCGGGGAGCCCGGACCGAAGACGAGCTTGCCGCCGCCGTACAGCTGGTTGACGTCGTCGGACTTGAGGAGGGACTCCTTGGGCATCGCGCCCTTGGCGTAGAGGTCCTTCATCCGCTCGGCCCATTCGACGGCCTTGTCGGTGTCGAAGGTGAAGCGGTCCCGCTTCTCGTTCAGGATCGGGATGCCCATCTTCTGCCAGTCCCCCGGCAGCCGGCCCTTGGGATCGGCCATGAAGGCCGAGTACTGGCCGCCGGACTTGGCCGCTATCCGCTCGGCGTAGTCGAAGAACTGCTCGACACTGGTCGGCGGCGCGTCCGGATCCAGGCCGGCCTTCTGGAACAGCTCCCGGTTGTACGTGAGGATCTCCGGGGTCACGTACCAGGGGTAGGCGAACACGCCGTCGCCCTTGCCCGGCAGCTTGAACTGCTCCCAGGCGCCGGGCACGTACTCCTTCGCCGCCCCGCCGTCGAGTGCGGCCACGTCGGCGAGCATGCCCCGGTCGCCGAGGAGCTGGAAGGAGTCGGTGGAGAGGTTGACGACGTCAGGGAGGGCTCCTGCCTGGGCGTCCGCGACGAGCTTCTCGTTGTAGCCGTCGCCCGGCACGTCCTCCCACTTGACCTCGGCCTCGGGGTACTTCGCCTCGAAGGCGTCGATCACGCCCTGGACGTACGCGGTGTACACGGGCTTGAGCTGGAGGGTTCTGAAGGTGATCTCACCGGCCACTCTGCCGGTCCGTTCCACCTCCTCCATACCTCCGGCGCCGCCGCTCACGCCACACGCCGAGAGCGCCAACAGGACGCCGGCCACGAGCCCGGCACCAGCGATACGGGTCAGGTCCGAACGAGTCATCCTCGCCGCCTTCGCAGAAGTCCGGCCTCATTGCCGGAGGCGGTGCCCACGCTCGTCCGAAATCGAGATGCCGTCAATGAGGCGAAGACAGGGGTGGCCGGTGACCGGCGGGTGCCGAATGGCACGAGAGGCCGGTACGGCCCGCGAAGGACCCCGTCAGCAACGCGATGAACTGGACTGATGCGCTTTAGTACAAAGCCAGTTGAGGGTAGTATCGATTCGATAACGAAGCTGGTCGGCCGTCAGGAATTGACTCCTTGTCGACCGTCCCCGGCGACGCACACTAATGCGCTTTACCCCACATCCCGCCAAACCCCTTTAACTCCCGCTTGTACGACCCGTGTTCGAACGGTTGGATTCCTTCGCCACGGCGTGTAGCTCAGCAGCCAGAGCACCGGTCTCCACAACCGGAGGGCGCAGGGGCAGGACCTGCCACGCCGGCCATGGACGAGAACACCGAACAGCAGCCCCCCGCCGCCGACGCCTCCTGCGCCGAGGTCTTCGCGTACTGCCTCACCGAGGAGGGCCTCGGCCGGCTCGGGTCCCTGCTGGACAGCGGGCGGTACGTCCTGCGCGCAGCGCGAGGCGCTCACCGTCTGGCGGCCCTTGGAGGACGAGTTGCTCAGCCACTGGCTGCGTGCCGAGGACGCCGGCCCGCACTGGCACGCGGACGGGTCCCGTCTGCTGGAGCGCTACCGGGCCCTCGCCGGCGCGTAGCGACCACCAACGAGTGGCTGTGACCAGCAGTCATACGAAACCGGCCAGGATGGCACGTGGGCGTCAGGAACCCGTCGCGGCCCGGTCGGACTCGCTGCGAAGAACGCAGAATTCGTTGCCTTCGGGGTCAGCGAGGACTGCCCAGCCAGAGCCATCGGGATTCCGGTGATCGGTGACAAAGGTGGCACCGAGGCCGAGCAGCCGCTGTACCTCCTGCTCACGCGATGTCTCAGGGCGCAAGCACAGATGGATCCGGTTCTTGATCTTCTTGGACTCGGGCACCTGGTTGAAGTACAGCACTGGGCCCTCCGCCAGCAGCACCTGAGTCTCCCGGTCACCCGGTTTGTCCTCCGGATGCAGTGGACGGCCGGTCACTCTGCTCCAGAACCGGGCCAGCTCGTAGGCATCCGCACAGTCAATCGCCACGTTCTGCAATACCGAAACCATGCGCGCGAGCCTTCCTCACTTCCACTCCGGACGCCACCGACTTGCGCTCAGCCTTCGCGCACACAGCTCAGACGCATGGCAGCACTTTCGATACACGCTCCAGGCGCTACTGCATCGGGTACTCGGCCTTCTGCGCGAGCTTGCCGTCCTTGAAGCAGAACCGGAACACGGTCTCCTTGCCGGCCTTGGGGTCGCTGCTGGAGACGTACCAGGAGCAGGTGCTGCCCTCCGGCTCGGCCGGGCCGCCCTCCTTGAGGACGCTCTTGACGAAGGTGTCGCCCGAGGGGAGCTTCCCGCGGACCTCGTTCTCCGGGTCGCCGGTCTGCACGGCCTCGTAGACCTTGGGGTCCACCAGGGTCCGGTCGGCTATGTCGAGCACCTTCCCCATGCCGAAGACCAGGGCGACGAGGAGCCCGGCACCCACCACCAGCGCCACGCCGCAGCCGATCAGACAACCCTTGCGCTGTGCCACGCCCGTTCCTCCATGTCGTGCCGTGTCCGGCGCCGTTCACCGTGACACCCCGACCTTCGCCTGAGCCGGGGGTGCGGGGCTGCCCTCCAAAGTCGTCGGTCGTCGCGACGATCGTCGTTCGAGGTCGGTCCGGCCTTCCGGGTATACATGGAGAAGATCGACTA
This genomic interval carries:
- a CDS encoding carbohydrate ABC transporter permease; this encodes MSTPAPTPAPAAAPTPGSAPEPTPAPTPEAGTGARRRGAGRGRRWNALAWRYTALVVMLVVMLGPIVWQFLTSIRGRTENVYDGVLPSQPTFDNYVRVAESFPLVQYVGNTLTVAALAVTSNLLFAAMGGYALSRAGWKGRRSVFTVLVATLMFPFESVMISMFLTVREMGLVDTLIGVWLPGAVSVLNIMIMRAAFLAVPREVEEAAVLDGAGEWTRFTRVFLPAAKGALAVVCITSFMGAWDDFLWPLLVLTDSDHYTLQLGLKSLAGATTVNDQRLVAAGAMAALVPMVLLFFALQRFFFKGVGEGAVKI
- a CDS encoding carbohydrate ABC transporter permease; this encodes MRRGREARRGKAARRAAEDGAGLPHRTWWTPYLFLAPGLAMVAVFSIWPFVNTVILSLTDAQILRGGSFVGFDNYRRALADPDFWVATGNSVLYLVVVVPCLVLLPLALAVLVQTKVPGIGFFRSALYTPVIASAVVVGLIWQWVLRSDGLVNTVFQKLRIVSEPVPFLTDSTMLLVSAMIVTVWKGLGYYMVFYLAALGNVPASLHEAAAIDGAGAVRRFFSITVPQVKPMMLLVGTLSAISALRVFTEIYILGGESGGPGGGARTLPFLIRQVGLGFSGETGYASAISILLFLLTLVFSLLGRRLSKGDES
- a CDS encoding sugar ABC transporter substrate-binding protein, with protein sequence MTRSDLTRIAGAGLVAGVLLALSACGVSGGAGGMEEVERTGRVAGEITFRTLQLKPVYTAYVQGVIDAFEAKYPEAEVKWEDVPGDGYNEKLVADAQAGALPDVVNLSTDSFQLLGDRGMLADVAALDGGAAKEYVPGAWEQFKLPGKGDGVFAYPWYVTPEILTYNRELFQKAGLDPDAPPTSVEQFFDYAERIAAKSGGQYSAFMADPKGRLPGDWQKMGIPILNEKRDRFTFDTDKAVEWAERMKDLYAKGAMPKESLLKSDDVNQLYGGGKLVFGPGSPGFVKDIKRNAPQIYANTQVAGAVTGKLGHIGIYAQSLGIKKDTKHPDAAAEFAKWVTNGPNQVEFSKKATIYPSNAQGLADPYFSDRGDGKDAETVARAVGSEQLKTADLDANTPVQWTNQVGDAVVREMQKAIKGEQDARTAVRKAQEAANKLLADAAAK
- a CDS encoding VOC family protein, coding for MVSVLQNVAIDCADAYELARFWSRVTGRPLHPEDKPGDRETQVLLAEGPVLYFNQVPESKKIKNRIHLCLRPETSREQEVQRLLGLGATFVTDHRNPDGSGWAVLADPEGNEFCVLRSESDRAATGS